GAAAATGTTGGTGTACTCGGCACGAATGCCCAGTCCTCCGGCGCCGTACGTGTGGTGAACGCCCCCCTGCCCACGACCTACGGCGACTTCGAGGCCGTAGGTTATCTCGACCAGGACCGCGGCGAAGAACAAGTGGCACTCGTGTACGGCGACATCAGCGGTGGTGAGGGAATTCTCATCCGGCTGCACTCGGAGTGCCTGACCGGTGACGCGTTCGGCTCGCAGCACTGCGAATGCGGCGAACAGCTCGACAGCGCGCTGCGCGCGATAGTCGCCGAGGGGCGGGGCGTCCTCGTCTATCTGCGCGGCCACGAGGGCCGCGGGATCGGCCTGCTCGCCAAGCTCCAGGCGATGAAGCTCCAGTCGGAGGGCCTGGACACCGTCGAGGCCAACCTCGCCCTCGGGCTGCCGGTGGACGCCCGTGACTACCGGGTCGCGGCCGAGATGCTGCACGACCTCGGCGTACGGTCGGTCCGGCTGATGTCGAACAACCCGCGCAAGCGGGAGGCGCTGCTGCGCCACGGCATCGAGATCGCCGAGCAGGTGCCGCTGCTCATCACCCCGTGCGAGGACAACATCACCTACCTGCGCACCAAGCGGGAGCGGCTCGACCACTACCTGCCGCACCTGGACGCGGTGGTCCACTCGTCCTGAGCGCCGGGATCCGCGCGGCGGCCGCCTCGGAGGCGACTCCGAACGCCGGCCGCCGCGCCCGCCGGAGGCCCGCGCGCGCTGCCCCTTCGGGCAAGTCCACCGGCGCCCCGCATGAACGTTCGCCCCGGGTGGAAGACCTGACTCCGTCGGGCATCGCGACCACGGTCGGACGAAGGGAGCGTTCGTGATCCGCAGCGCACGGGTCGTCGTCATCGGCGGAGGAGTCATCGGGACGAGCATCGCCTACCACCTGGCCGCCGCCGGAGTGGACGACGTCGTCCTCGTCGAACGCGACGAACTGGCCTCCGGATCGACGGCGAGGGCCGCCGGCGGGGTCCGCGCGCAGTTCTCCGACGAACTCAACATCCAGCTCGGCGCCCGCAGCCTGGAGGCGTTCGGCCGCTTCCGGCAGGAACTGGGCCACGACATCGGCCTGCACCGCGTCGGCTACCTCTTCCTCCTGACGACCCCCGACGAGGTCGCCCAGTTCGAGGCGGGCGTCCAGCTCCAGAACGACCTGGGCGTGCCCAGCCGCATGGTGGACCCCGAAGAGGCCCGGCAGCTCTCCCCGCTGATCTCCACCGAAGGCCTGCTGGCGGCCGCGTTCTCGCCCGACGACGGGCACTGCACCCCCGAGTCCGTGGTCCACGGCTACGCCGCCGGGGCCCGCCGCCACGGGGCGACCGTGCTGCGCAACTGCGAGGTCCTCGGCATCGAGACCTGGCGGGACACGATCACGGCCGTGGTCACGAGCAAGGGCCGCATCGTCACCGACACGGTCGTGTGCGCGGCCGGCGCCTGGTCCCGGTCCGTCGGCGCCATGGTCGGCGTCGACCTCCCGGTGGAACCCCTGCGCCGCCAGATCGCGGTGACGGAGCCGGTCCCCGGACTCCCGCCGAACCTCCCCATGACGATCGACTTCACCAGCAGCCTCTACTTCCACACCGAGGGCCCCGGCCTCCTCGTCGGCATGTCCGACCCCGACGAACGCCCCGGCTTCGCCACCGACACCCACGACCGCTGGATCCCGCGCCTGTACGAGGCCATGCGCCGCCGCGCCCCCTCCCTCCTGGACCTGCGCCGCACGGGCGGCTGGGCGGGCCTGTACGAGATCACCCCGGACCACAACGCCCTGATCGGCGAGGCCGGTTCCTGTTCCCGCTTCCTGTACGCGACCGGGTTCTCCGGCCACGGTTTCCTCCAGGGCCCGGCGGTCGGCGAGGTGGTCCGCGACCTGTACCTGGGCCGCGTACCCTTCGTCGACATCAGCCCCTTGAACGTCGACCGGTTCACGGCCGACGCGCTGCGCCCGGAGGCCAACCTCGTATGACCGATCTGCACTTGTGGCTGCGCCACGAGACCCGCACCACCGAACGCCGCACCCCGATCGTGCCGTCCGACGCCCGGCGGCTGGTCGAGAGCGGCGTACGGATCACCGTCGAGGACTCCCCTCAGCGGATCTTCCCCAGGGAGGAGTACGAGCAGGCCGGCTGCCAGGTCGCGGAGCCGGGCTCGTGGGTGTCGGCGTCGGCGCGCGCGGTGATCGTCGGCCTCAAGGAACTGCCGGACACCCCCGCTGTGCTGACGCA
This genomic stretch from Streptomyces deccanensis harbors:
- the ribA gene encoding GTP cyclohydrolase II, producing MTENVGVLGTNAQSSGAVRVVNAPLPTTYGDFEAVGYLDQDRGEEQVALVYGDISGGEGILIRLHSECLTGDAFGSQHCECGEQLDSALRAIVAEGRGVLVYLRGHEGRGIGLLAKLQAMKLQSEGLDTVEANLALGLPVDARDYRVAAEMLHDLGVRSVRLMSNNPRKREALLRHGIEIAEQVPLLITPCEDNITYLRTKRERLDHYLPHLDAVVHSS
- a CDS encoding NAD(P)/FAD-dependent oxidoreductase, whose protein sequence is MIRSARVVVIGGGVIGTSIAYHLAAAGVDDVVLVERDELASGSTARAAGGVRAQFSDELNIQLGARSLEAFGRFRQELGHDIGLHRVGYLFLLTTPDEVAQFEAGVQLQNDLGVPSRMVDPEEARQLSPLISTEGLLAAAFSPDDGHCTPESVVHGYAAGARRHGATVLRNCEVLGIETWRDTITAVVTSKGRIVTDTVVCAAGAWSRSVGAMVGVDLPVEPLRRQIAVTEPVPGLPPNLPMTIDFTSSLYFHTEGPGLLVGMSDPDERPGFATDTHDRWIPRLYEAMRRRAPSLLDLRRTGGWAGLYEITPDHNALIGEAGSCSRFLYATGFSGHGFLQGPAVGEVVRDLYLGRVPFVDISPLNVDRFTADALRPEANLV